CATCTTGCATACCTGCAAGTTTTGCCTCTATCTTTACTAATATATTATTTAAATAATTTAAGGACTTTACTTGTGGTGATAAAGTATCAGCACGATTCCTCCTAGTTGGTACTGTAAGTACTTCCACTCCATTTTCATAAAATTCACTAGAAAAAGCTTCGAATTTCTCTGTTATAACAATCAATTGTGGACTCATACAAACAAATGGATCTAAGTTATAACGATCCCCTACTCCTCTAGACACAATTATTCGTATATACGCGGTATCTAAACGATTTTTCTTTAAAGTCTCAATTACAATATTTTTAATTTCATCATGTGTGTAGGGTATACTTAATAATAAGGAATGTGCTGAATCAAACAATCGTTCAATATGTTCTTTTAGTTTAAACACATTTCCATTGTAGGCTCTTATTCCTTCAAATACCCCATCTCCGAATAAATATCCTCTATCAAATACCGAAACTTTAGCATTCTCCCTATGTACATAGGTTCCATTCATAAAAATCCAGTCACTCATTTTACTTCCTCCTGCTAAACGTTATAAATTGCCTCGTTTTTCTTGTTCTCTCTCTACTGCTTCAAAAAGTGCTTTTATATTCCCATTGCCAAATCCACGTGAGCCTTTACGTTGAATGACTTCAAAAAATAATGTAGGTCTATCTTGTATAGGTTGTGCAAAAATTTGAAGCAGATATCCTTCATCATCTTTATCCACTAAAATTTTATGTTTTTGTAATTCCTCTATGGATTCATCAATTTTTCCAACTCGTTTTGGTAGCATTTGATAATAAGTTTCAGGTGTATATAGAAAATCTATCCCATTTTCATTCATTGTTTTAACCGTTTCCAGAATATCATCTGTAAGTAAAGCAATATGTTGGATACCAGGACCTTTATTGTATTCTAAAAATTCTTCTATTTGAGATTTTTTGTCTCCTTCTGCTGGCTCAACAATCGGGAGTTTAACCCGTTCCGTTCCATTCTGCATCACTTTTGTCATCAGTGCAGAATTCGAGGAACTAACTTCATCTTTTTTAAATGCTTTAAGTAGTTTAAAACCAAAGACATTATCATAAAAACTTACCCACGCAGGCATGTTATCTACACAGATGGCTAGATGGTCAATGCAAGTGATACCATTATGCTCTGGGAAGCTACCATTGTTTATTGATTTATAACCTGGGAAAAATACTCCTCTATAATCTTTTTTTTCTACAATTGTATGAGTAAGATCACCCAAAGTTCCAACAATCGCTTTTTTTACAATGCCATATTTATCGCTTTCTTCATAAGGGGGTTGAATACTTATTGCTCCATTAGCCACTGCATTTTCATATATTTCATCTACATCATTTACACGAAATGCGACATCTTTTATTCCATCTCCTCTTTTATTAACAAATTGTGAAATAGGATGTTCATTAGAATGAGAGCTACTTACTACAATGCAAGTATTTCCTTTTTTTAGTACATAGGAAGTACGATCACGATCCCCTGTTTCTAAACCACTATATGCTACGATTTTCAAACCTAAAATTCTACAATAATAATACGCAGATTGTTTTGCATTACCTACATAAAGCTCTATATAATCAATATCTTCTATCTCTTGTTTATTGGGCTTATTTATAATTGATATCATATTTTCTCTCATACTGATCGCTTCTCCTTATTTTTTAAAAATCTTACTAGGATTCATAATATTATTAGGATCAAAAAGTGATTTTATTTGTCTCATGTATGATACTGAATTTCCATGTTGTTTGTACATATAATCAATCTTCCCAAGGCCAATACCATGTTCTCCACTACAAGTCCCTCCATTTTTCAATGCATAATCAACAATTTGTTCATTTATTTTTTTATAGAGACCTACTTCAGACTTATTTTCTGGATCTACTGAAAAAACGGCATGAAAGTTCCCGTCACCCACATGACCTAAGATCGCACATTCAATCTTAGAATTATCCATCATCTTTCTTGTTTCATTAATTGCATTTGGCATAGCATTTAAAGGTACACATACATCTGTTGTCATCAGTTTTTTTTCAGGATTCATTGATTTGATTGCAAAGGCTACTTCGTGCCTAATCTCCCATAAATTCTCCCTGTCTAAGTCATTAGTAGCTAATTGAATATTTATACAACCTTCTTCAATCAAAGCCTCTTTGGCAAGCTCATAATCATGATGAACTATGACTTCGTTTCCACCCAACTCCAGAAATAAAAAGGGGGCAATTGAAAAACTTCTTGATTTATATCGATTGATCGCTTCAATCGTCCTTTCATCTATTAATTCAACCTTTTCAATCGATAAATCTCTTTTTTTCATTTTCAATACTGCATTCGATGCTGAAATCAAATCTGTAAACTCTACCATTGCTGTTAGCTTATATTTAGGAATACTATAAACACGTAAAGTGATCTCAGTGAAAACCCCCAGCGTAGCTTCAGAACCTACAAATAGATTTGTTAGATTATATCCAGAAGAAGATTTAAGATATTGCCCCCCTACGTTCAACTCTTCACCATTTGCTAAAATAATTTGCATTCCTAATACTTGATCTTTCATAGCTCCATACCTGACACTATTTGTACCACTTGCATTAGTGGAGACCATTCCACCAATGGAAGCATCAATTGCTGGATCTATTGGAAAATGTAAATGATGTTCTTTTAAATAGTCATTTAATTGAACTCTAGTTACCCCAGGTTCAACTTTGACAAGAAAATTATCAGGTTGTATTTCAATGATTTTATTCATTCTTGTCATATTCATAGAAATTCCCCCTTTTATAGGAATAACCTGACCTTCTACACTGGTACCCAAACCAAAAGGGACAACAGGTATTTTGTTTTCATTTGCATAGTTTAATATTTTTATAACATCGGCCTTGTTTTCTGGAAATACTACAACCTCTGGTAAATGAGAAGGATGATATGATGAGTGATCCTTGCTATGATCCAATAGAATATTTAACTCTTGACTAACATTATTTTCATTTTTAAAAATTTGATATAGATCTTGATATAAGTTCATTTGTTTTACCCCTATTCATTGTGATCATTCACTTCAATCTCTGATTCTAGTTCACCAAATTTTACTTGAACTATCAGGTTTTCTCCTGTTTTAAATGTCACAAAACCTTTAGAATCAACAAATCCTTCATTTTTGTTCAAAACGTTGTAGCTAACTAAATGTCTCCCTGAAAAGACCATACCGTTATCCATTTCTATGACCGGATTTATTTCCACGATACCCTCTTCTTCTAATTGTGAATGGGTTAGATAATGATTAATAAAACCTTTTATAAAATTAACTTTCAGATCCATTTTTACAGCTATCGTTGGCGGTTTTTGACCCTTAAATAAAATCAAGGCGTTTTTCACTCTCTTTTCCCAAGCCAATTCATTGTGCAGTGCACCCTCTTCTAAGTAATAAAATAAATCTCTTCCATAGATAAAACCTTGTTTTTCTAACTGATCAATGTAATGTGCTTCATAAGGCTCTTCTACATTCCCCATATCAAACCATACTTTTAGTTCTGGTTTTGCTTTTTTCGTCATATCTTCGTAAATCGCTCGCTCACCTACCCATAATGAAGGAGATAGTGCTCCAACCATAGAGAACACATCAGGATATTTATAGGCTGACCATAAGGCATGAACAGCGCCTAAAGACGAACCTATGATAGCTCTATTTTCTTTGGTAGGAATCGTTCTAAAGTGTTCATCTATATAAGGAATAATCGTGTTGATTAAAAACTCAGCATATGCTTTAGCCTTTGAGCCATCCGTATTTAAAAATCTGTCATTGTATGGAATATATTCTTTGGCACGATGTTCGTTGCAATTATAAATCCCTACAACGATCATTTCTTCGACAAGCCCTCTTTCCGTTAATTCCTTCAGTGTTTGATCTACTTTCCAGCCAATGGATTCCACGGTATCAGCAAACACGCTCTGTCCATCATGCATATAAACGACAGGATATCTTTTGTTCGTTGAAGCATAGGAATCAGGTAAATAGATTTGTAGATTTCGCCCTTCTACTTCTAACGTAAATACTTCCGTTCTAGCTTTTTTAGCTATAGAATTGTCATTTTTCATTGAGTTTTCTATTCTTTTCGCAAGCTGTTCAATCGTTGGGTATGAAAATATGTCACGTAAGGTCATCGGTACCTTCATTTCATTTTGCAATTTAGCTATCATAGACATCGCTTTTAATGAATGTCCTCCTAATTCAAAGAAATGTTCATGGATACCGATCGAATCTAAACCAAGCACTTCTTCCCAAAGATAAACCAATTGAATCTCTATATCATTTCTTGGGGCAACATACTGTACACCTGAATGGTTTCCTTCTGGTTCAGGCAATGCATTTCGATTCAGCTTTCCATTTGCAGTGAGTGGAAGTTTTTCTAGTTGTATAAAATACGAAGGGGTCATATAGTTTGGCAATTTTTGTACTAAATAAGTCTTCACTTCAGATATATCCAGTTCTTGATCTGAAACAAAATACCCACATATTATTTTCTCACCATTTTTCTGCTCACGAACTATAACAGCGACTTCTTGAATCGCTGGATAGGTAAGTAGATGACTTTCTATCTCTCCAAGTTCAATTCTATAACCTCTTATTTTCACTTGATGATCTATACGACCCAAAAATTCGATATTACCATCAAATAACCACCGAGCTAAGTCTCCTGTTTTATATGCTTTAACACCCTGTTTTTGTTTAAGAGGATGATTTACAAAAGATTTTTTCGTTTTTTCTAGATCATTTAAATAACCTTCTGCTAAACATTCACCTGAGATATAAATTTCACCCGGAACACCAATCGGCACCAAATTCTGATGTTTATCCAGTATTGAGATATGTGTATTTGAGATAGGTTGACCAATCGGGATTTTGTTTCCTTCTAATCCTGTCACTTGGTAATAGATGCACCCGATACTTGCTTCGGTTGGACCGTATAAATTAGAGATTTGGATCGTACCAAATCTTTTTTGAAAAGTATAAATGGTTGAAGAAGTAATCTCTTCCCCACCAATAATGATACTTTTTAATGAAGATAACTTATGATGAAGACTCTCTTTGTGCTCTAACTGTTCTACAATCATGTTAAATACAGAAGGTACAAAATCCGTCAATGTTACTCCATACTTCTCAATCGTTGAGGAAACACCTTCTGCTGTCAAATCCATAGATTTAGACGGCATTACCGTTTTCCCACCATTAATCAGCGGCCAGAACAATTGCCAAACGGCACTGTCATACACATGATTTGTTGTTTGTAACACAGATTGTGAGGACGACTGCTCAAAGTAATCATTCATCCAACTAAATCGATTCGTAATTCCTTTATGTGGAACTTCCACCCCTTTTGGTTTCCCAGTCGAACCAGAAGTATAAATCACATAAATGATATCATCTGGATTCATATCGAAATCTGGATTCACTGGTTCCTCAGATAATTTATTCTGATCAACAAGTATACACGGCACATCAAAATGCTCTTGTTGTAAATAAGACTCTTTATTCAATAATAAAACCTTACTTCTTATTTCATTAAGAATAAAACTGCTTCTCTCAATTGGCCAATTCACATCCAAAGGGACAAAAGCTGCACCTGTCTTCATTACCCCAAACAATGAAATTAATAGCTCTATACTTCGATCCATAAGTATAGGAACAAAGGAACCCTTACCCACACCGTAGGATTTTA
The window above is part of the Chengkuizengella sediminis genome. Proteins encoded here:
- the hppD gene encoding 4-hydroxyphenylpyruvate dioxygenase codes for the protein MRENMISIINKPNKQEIEDIDYIELYVGNAKQSAYYYCRILGLKIVAYSGLETGDRDRTSYVLKKGNTCIVVSSSHSNEHPISQFVNKRGDGIKDVAFRVNDVDEIYENAVANGAISIQPPYEESDKYGIVKKAIVGTLGDLTHTIVEKKDYRGVFFPGYKSINNGSFPEHNGITCIDHLAICVDNMPAWVSFYDNVFGFKLLKAFKKDEVSSSNSALMTKVMQNGTERVKLPIVEPAEGDKKSQIEEFLEYNKGPGIQHIALLTDDILETVKTMNENGIDFLYTPETYYQMLPKRVGKIDESIEELQKHKILVDKDDEGYLLQIFAQPIQDRPTLFFEVIQRKGSRGFGNGNIKALFEAVEREQEKRGNL
- a CDS encoding FAD-binding oxidoreductase, coding for MNLYQDLYQIFKNENNVSQELNILLDHSKDHSSYHPSHLPEVVVFPENKADVIKILNYANENKIPVVPFGLGTSVEGQVIPIKGGISMNMTRMNKIIEIQPDNFLVKVEPGVTRVQLNDYLKEHHLHFPIDPAIDASIGGMVSTNASGTNSVRYGAMKDQVLGMQIILANGEELNVGGQYLKSSSGYNLTNLFVGSEATLGVFTEITLRVYSIPKYKLTAMVEFTDLISASNAVLKMKKRDLSIEKVELIDERTIEAINRYKSRSFSIAPFLFLELGGNEVIVHHDYELAKEALIEEGCINIQLATNDLDRENLWEIRHEVAFAIKSMNPEKKLMTTDVCVPLNAMPNAINETRKMMDNSKIECAILGHVGDGNFHAVFSVDPENKSEVGLYKKINEQIVDYALKNGGTCSGEHGIGLGKIDYMYKQHGNSVSYMRQIKSLFDPNNIMNPSKIFKK
- the ilvE gene encoding branched-chain-amino-acid transaminase, coding for MSDWIFMNGTYVHRENAKVSVFDRGYLFGDGVFEGIRAYNGNVFKLKEHIERLFDSAHSLLLSIPYTHDEIKNIVIETLKKNRLDTAYIRIIVSRGVGDRYNLDPFVCMSPQLIVITEKFEAFSSEFYENGVEVLTVPTRRNRADTLSPQVKSLNYLNNILVKIEAKLAGMQDGLILNTEGYVAESTTQNLFIYKNEKLITPPCSQGALEGITRNTVIDLATEYGYNVEEELITRHDVYTAEEVFMTGTAAEIISVVKVDGRVIGIGKPGKLAIKLFENFKKYVVIEGEKIE